The following proteins are co-located in the Roseovarius arcticus genome:
- a CDS encoding acyl-CoA dehydrogenase family protein has translation MDFEFSPKVKDLCERLNAFMEEHIYPNQDVYQQQLQEMGYGIEHWQNWGAVPIIEELKPKAREAGLWNLFLPESKRGGGLTNLEYATLCEIMGRALWSAEVFNCSAPDTGNIETLERFGTDEQKKLWLEPLLAGEIRSCFAMTEPAVASSDARNIGSTIIRDGDDYVINGRKWWSSGSGDSRCKLFIFMGKTDPDGEDAYRQQSMILLPRETPGITIKRMLPVFGFSDAPHGHGEILFDNVRVPVSSILLGEGRGFEIAQARLGPGRIHHCMRLIGQAEVALEKMCRRSMEREPFGKPLSEQGVTRERIAESRILIDQTRLLVLNAADKMDKVGNREARKEIGMIKVAAPNMACKVIDWAIQAHGGGGVSNDFGLSYAYSRARAIRLADGPDEVHRDQIARLELRKYRNS, from the coding sequence ATGGATTTTGAATTCAGCCCCAAGGTGAAGGATCTCTGTGAACGTTTGAATGCTTTCATGGAGGAACACATCTACCCCAACCAAGACGTCTACCAGCAGCAGCTGCAAGAGATGGGCTACGGTATCGAGCATTGGCAAAACTGGGGCGCAGTTCCGATCATCGAAGAACTTAAGCCGAAGGCGCGGGAAGCCGGTTTGTGGAATCTTTTCCTGCCCGAGAGCAAACGCGGCGGCGGTCTGACCAACCTGGAATATGCCACCCTGTGCGAGATTATGGGACGCGCTCTGTGGTCGGCCGAAGTCTTTAATTGTTCGGCCCCGGATACTGGCAACATCGAAACGCTGGAACGTTTCGGAACTGACGAACAGAAAAAACTGTGGTTAGAACCGCTTCTGGCTGGTGAAATCCGTTCATGTTTCGCGATGACGGAACCGGCCGTTGCCTCTTCGGATGCGCGCAACATCGGCTCTACCATCATCCGCGATGGCGACGACTACGTGATCAACGGGCGCAAATGGTGGTCCTCAGGGTCGGGCGACTCGCGCTGCAAATTGTTCATCTTCATGGGCAAGACCGACCCCGACGGCGAAGATGCCTATCGCCAGCAATCCATGATCCTGCTGCCGCGCGAAACCCCAGGTATCACGATCAAGCGGATGCTACCTGTCTTCGGGTTTTCCGACGCGCCGCACGGGCATGGGGAAATCCTCTTTGACAACGTGCGTGTACCGGTCAGCAGCATCCTTTTGGGCGAAGGCCGCGGCTTCGAAATTGCGCAAGCCCGTCTTGGGCCCGGGCGCATCCATCATTGCATGCGCCTGATCGGTCAGGCCGAGGTTGCGTTGGAGAAGATGTGCCGCAGGTCGATGGAGCGCGAACCGTTTGGCAAACCTTTGTCCGAACAGGGTGTGACACGCGAACGCATCGCTGAATCGCGCATCCTGATTGATCAAACGCGGCTGCTGGTTCTGAACGCTGCTGACAAGATGGACAAGGTTGGCAATCGCGAAGCACGTAAGGAAATCGGGATGATCAAGGTCGCAGCGCCCAATATGGCCTGCAAGGTCATCGACTGGGCAATTCAGGCGCATGGCGGCGGCGGCGTCTCAAATGATTTCGGCCTGTCCTACGCCTACTCCCGCGCGCGGGCGATCCGCTTGGCTGATGGCCCTGACGAAGTACACCGCGATCAGATCGCGCGGCTAGAACTGCGCAAATATCGCAACTCGTAA
- a CDS encoding NAD(P)-dependent oxidoreductase: MLKLPTVIGFVGLGQMGEPMAAFIAKGDTPLVCFDREPGRAPKGSTEARDLAQVVDRSDTIFLSLPDGKIVNAVAAEIAAMDNVAGKVVIDMSTIGPDAAKEAAATLTGAGMIFVDAPVSGGRQGALKASITIIWAGPKAQMKRHQHIIDLFCANSFHVGDQPGQGQAVKLLNNFLSATAMAATSEAVLFGMSHGVEMKTILDVVKVSTGNNTAVADKFPNRILTGSYDAGFFAELLNKDVRLYSQFVEDAGTSNLMGTRVAEIWQDVEEKLPPQSDFTRVFEVLEKRSRS, from the coding sequence ATGTTGAAACTTCCCACCGTGATCGGATTCGTCGGTCTGGGCCAGATGGGCGAGCCTATGGCAGCCTTCATCGCCAAGGGTGACACCCCATTAGTCTGTTTTGACCGCGAACCGGGCCGTGCGCCCAAAGGATCCACCGAGGCGCGCGACCTTGCCCAAGTCGTCGACCGTTCCGACACTATCTTTCTGTCGCTTCCCGACGGCAAGATCGTAAATGCTGTGGCCGCCGAGATTGCGGCGATGGACAACGTGGCCGGCAAGGTCGTCATTGACATGTCGACCATCGGCCCTGACGCTGCAAAAGAGGCCGCAGCTACCTTAACCGGGGCAGGCATGATCTTTGTTGACGCGCCAGTTAGCGGCGGGCGGCAAGGCGCGCTGAAGGCCTCCATCACGATCATCTGGGCCGGCCCGAAGGCCCAGATGAAGCGGCACCAGCACATCATCGATCTATTCTGCGCAAACAGCTTTCACGTAGGTGATCAGCCGGGGCAAGGGCAGGCGGTGAAGCTCCTGAACAACTTCCTATCGGCCACCGCGATGGCGGCCACGTCCGAGGCGGTGTTGTTCGGCATGTCCCACGGGGTCGAGATGAAGACGATCCTTGACGTGGTTAAGGTCTCTACCGGTAACAACACCGCCGTCGCCGACAAGTTTCCCAACCGCATCCTGACAGGCAGCTATGACGCGGGCTTTTTTGCGGAACTGCTGAACAAGGATGTCCGGCTTTATAGTCAGTTCGTCGAAGACGCCGGAACCTCAAACCTAATGGGCACACGCGTGGCCGAGATCTGGCAGGACGTCGAAGAAAAGCTGCCGCCACAATCGGACTTTACCCGCGTCTTTGAAGTCTTGGAAAAGAGGAGCCGGTCGTGA
- a CDS encoding CaiB/BaiF CoA transferase family protein: protein MSFERPYEGLKVVDLSQGLAGPYCGMLMAQQGADVIKIEPQGGDWARLIGGVYGDHSAYSIVANMGKRAMAVNLKRDPSREIVDKLIAQADVFIEGYRPGVAERLGYGYERLSEINPGLIYVSVSGFGQCGPMRDRPAMDPMLQAFSGFVSENTGTDGTPHHTPVSYFDMSTGLYAQQALAAALYARRDHEKGRKIEVSLLEAAASIQAVRLLSGFKSGPRRSSTAPSGTFKTSDGFIQINIVRDPEFATLCKLLELDELWQNEEYRTIGGRLRNIEYLNDYLRKITEGWIAADLSLLLSQAGLQNEVVQSYSELVSHPQSEAVGVFAWLQQAGGDDPWPVPNIPGMPAFTAGDVLAQSPTVGQHTNQIMTELGYPKEHIAELYEQGVIA from the coding sequence GTGAGTTTCGAGAGACCATACGAGGGACTGAAGGTCGTTGACCTGTCCCAAGGGTTGGCCGGTCCCTACTGCGGGATGCTGATGGCCCAACAAGGCGCCGATGTTATCAAAATTGAGCCGCAGGGCGGCGACTGGGCCCGGCTGATCGGGGGGGTCTACGGCGACCACTCAGCCTATTCAATCGTGGCCAATATGGGCAAACGTGCCATGGCGGTTAACCTCAAACGTGATCCCAGCCGCGAGATTGTGGACAAGCTTATCGCGCAGGCAGATGTCTTTATTGAAGGGTATCGCCCCGGCGTGGCCGAAAGGCTGGGATATGGCTATGAACGGCTGAGCGAAATTAATCCGGGCCTAATCTACGTTTCGGTGTCCGGTTTCGGTCAGTGCGGGCCGATGCGCGACCGTCCAGCTATGGACCCGATGCTGCAGGCGTTCAGCGGGTTCGTGTCTGAAAATACTGGCACGGACGGGACACCGCATCACACCCCTGTCAGCTATTTCGACATGTCCACCGGGCTCTATGCCCAACAGGCCTTGGCGGCGGCGCTATATGCGCGGCGCGATCATGAAAAGGGCCGCAAGATCGAAGTTAGCCTGCTGGAAGCGGCGGCGAGCATCCAGGCCGTCCGGCTTCTTAGTGGCTTCAAGAGTGGCCCCCGCCGATCCTCAACTGCACCCTCGGGCACGTTCAAAACCAGCGACGGTTTCATCCAGATCAACATCGTGCGCGACCCCGAATTTGCAACCCTCTGCAAGCTGCTGGAACTGGATGAGCTGTGGCAGAATGAGGAATACCGCACCATCGGCGGTCGACTGCGAAATATCGAATACCTAAACGACTATCTGCGCAAGATCACTGAGGGCTGGATCGCTGCCGATCTGTCGCTCTTGCTCAGTCAGGCGGGGCTACAGAACGAAGTGGTGCAATCCTATAGCGAGCTGGTGAGCCACCCGCAGTCCGAGGCTGTCGGCGTGTTCGCATGGCTACAGCAGGCCGGCGGCGATGATCCATGGCCGGTGCCGAATATCCCCGGCATGCCGGCCTTCACAGCGGGCGACGTTCTGGCTCAGTCTCCGACGGTCGGCCAACACACCAACCAGATCATGACCGAACTTGGCTATCCAAAAGAACATATTGCCGAGCTCTATGAGCAGGGCGTCATTGCGTAA
- a CDS encoding carboxymuconolactone decarboxylase family protein — protein MDENLFELGLKQRKAVVGAEYVEKNLAAADDFTLPFQEAMTAWCWGFGWGDETIDLKTRSMLNLVMLAALGKMHEWEIHCNGAINNGVTKEEIRSIIHIVGIYCGVPQSLECFRSARKVLEERGLL, from the coding sequence ATGGACGAAAATCTGTTCGAACTGGGCCTCAAGCAACGCAAAGCCGTCGTCGGCGCCGAGTATGTCGAAAAGAATCTGGCAGCTGCCGATGACTTCACGCTCCCTTTTCAGGAAGCGATGACCGCGTGGTGCTGGGGATTTGGCTGGGGCGACGAGACGATCGACCTAAAGACCCGGTCGATGTTGAACCTCGTGATGCTGGCGGCATTGGGCAAGATGCACGAATGGGAAATCCACTGCAACGGCGCCATCAACAACGGCGTCACCAAAGAGGAAATCCGGTCGATTATCCACATCGTCGGCATCTATTGCGGCGTGCCGCAATCGTTGGAGTGTTTCCGATCCGCTCGCAAGGTTCTTGAGGAACGCGGCCTTCTTTGA
- a CDS encoding aldehyde dehydrogenase family protein yields the protein MKTLDKFYIDGAWTASQGGREFPIMNPATEGQIGTVMLGTADDVNRAVVAASKAFVSYSKTTKAERLALLRALQQVLIARNDEMGDAISQEMGAPITLARSAQAGCGHRHAAAFITALEALEEQQSLPNGDIVQMDPIGVCGLITPWNWPINQIAQKVMPALAVGATCVLKPSEHTPLSAALFSECVHEAGYPAGVFNLVFGDGPTVGSAMSRHPDIAMMSFTGSTRAGAFVSCDSSETVKRVALELGGKSANLVFADCDLEACVTASVSRCFLNTGQGCNAPTRMLVERSCYDAVLDLARSTAESQAIGDPAKEGGHIGPLFDEMQYDRVQKMIQVGIDEGARLLAGGLGRPDGLETGWFVKPTVFADVHNDMRIAREEIFGPVLSIIPFDTEDEAVQIANDSVYGLASYLQTGSATRARRVAAQLQAGNVAINGQGTSYGSPFGGYKQSGNGREGGAFGLEEYLEIKVMPSIDAMEESGRFTHP from the coding sequence ATGAAAACTCTCGACAAATTTTACATTGATGGCGCGTGGACCGCATCGCAGGGGGGGCGTGAATTCCCGATCATGAATCCCGCGACTGAGGGACAGATCGGCACAGTAATGCTGGGCACGGCCGATGATGTAAACCGCGCCGTGGTCGCCGCATCAAAGGCCTTTGTCAGCTATTCCAAAACCACCAAGGCAGAGCGGCTGGCCCTTTTGCGCGCTCTGCAACAGGTGTTGATAGCGCGCAATGACGAAATGGGCGATGCGATCAGTCAAGAGATGGGCGCGCCAATCACCTTGGCCCGTAGCGCGCAGGCTGGCTGCGGGCACCGCCACGCCGCAGCCTTCATCACGGCGCTGGAGGCGCTGGAGGAACAACAGTCACTGCCCAATGGCGATATCGTTCAAATGGATCCCATTGGGGTTTGCGGGCTGATCACGCCATGGAACTGGCCGATCAATCAGATCGCGCAAAAGGTCATGCCTGCACTGGCGGTTGGGGCGACTTGCGTGCTGAAGCCGTCCGAGCACACCCCGTTATCAGCGGCCCTCTTTTCTGAATGCGTGCATGAGGCCGGCTATCCCGCAGGCGTGTTCAATCTGGTGTTCGGAGATGGCCCGACGGTCGGGAGTGCTATGTCCCGCCACCCGGATATTGCGATGATGTCCTTTACAGGTTCGACCCGCGCAGGTGCTTTTGTGTCTTGTGACAGCTCTGAGACGGTCAAACGCGTCGCGCTGGAGCTCGGCGGAAAATCTGCAAATCTCGTCTTTGCAGACTGCGACCTTGAAGCCTGCGTTACAGCATCGGTCAGCCGGTGTTTCCTGAACACGGGACAGGGGTGTAACGCGCCAACCCGGATGCTGGTGGAACGCTCGTGCTACGACGCGGTTCTTGATCTGGCACGGTCCACGGCAGAGAGTCAGGCCATTGGCGACCCGGCCAAAGAAGGTGGTCATATCGGGCCCCTCTTTGATGAGATGCAGTACGACCGCGTGCAGAAAATGATCCAAGTCGGCATCGACGAGGGCGCACGCCTTTTGGCGGGCGGGCTGGGCAGACCGGATGGTCTGGAAACCGGCTGGTTCGTGAAACCGACCGTGTTCGCCGATGTCCACAACGACATGCGGATTGCGCGTGAGGAAATCTTTGGTCCAGTGCTGTCGATAATCCCCTTCGATACCGAAGATGAGGCCGTTCAGATCGCCAACGACTCTGTCTACGGGTTGGCCTCGTATCTGCAGACCGGCAGTGCCACCAGGGCGCGGCGCGTGGCGGCGCAGTTGCAGGCCGGTAATGTGGCGATCAATGGTCAGGGCACCAGCTATGGCTCGCCCTTTGGTGGCTACAAACAGTCCGGCAATGGCCGGGAGGGCGGTGCCTTTGGTCTGGAAGAATATCTTGAGATCAAGGTGATGCCCTCAATCGACGCGATGGAAGAATCAGGCAGGTTCACGCACCCCTGA
- a CDS encoding acetyl-CoA C-acyltransferase: MLDAYIYDGIRSPFGRHGGVLAGIRPDDLMAQVIQVLMARTSLSPEMIEDVVLGNVCQSGEDSRNLARFAALLSGLPETVGAQTVNRLCGSSMAAALDVARAVTVGEGALFVAGGVESMTRAPFVMGKSDKAWSRKAEIHDATAGKPFPNPRFTAAFGGDTMPQTADNLAADFNISREDCDIYAADSQRKYEAARAGGFFQGEITPITIVGRKGAVDTADCDEHPRPDSTLEKIAGLRALDPAGVVTAANASGVNDGAGALLIGRDGLGPAPRGRILAGAVAGVAPRIMGIGPVYAIPKALERAGMTLGQMDVIEINEAFASQVLACCSALGIAHNDPRLNPNGGAIAVGHPLGASGARLILTALRQLEASGGRYGCVSMCIGFGQGIALIIERLG; this comes from the coding sequence ATGCTCGATGCCTATATCTACGACGGAATTCGCAGTCCCTTTGGCCGCCACGGTGGCGTTTTGGCTGGGATTCGTCCGGACGATCTGATGGCACAGGTCATCCAGGTGCTGATGGCGCGCACGTCGTTGTCACCGGAAATGATCGAAGACGTCGTTCTGGGAAATGTCTGCCAATCGGGCGAAGATAGCCGAAACCTTGCCCGGTTTGCGGCCCTCCTAAGTGGTTTGCCGGAAACAGTGGGCGCGCAGACGGTCAACCGGCTCTGCGGGTCAAGCATGGCAGCTGCTCTTGACGTGGCGCGCGCCGTGACCGTGGGTGAGGGCGCCCTGTTCGTTGCCGGCGGCGTCGAAAGCATGACCCGCGCCCCTTTCGTGATGGGTAAATCTGACAAGGCGTGGTCCCGGAAGGCAGAAATTCACGACGCAACCGCCGGCAAACCGTTTCCCAACCCGCGTTTCACGGCGGCCTTCGGCGGCGATACCATGCCGCAGACAGCGGACAATCTGGCGGCCGATTTCAACATCTCGCGCGAAGATTGCGACATCTACGCCGCTGACAGCCAGCGCAAATACGAAGCCGCCCGTGCCGGAGGTTTCTTTCAGGGTGAGATAACGCCAATCACCATAGTGGGCCGCAAGGGCGCCGTAGACACCGCAGACTGCGACGAACATCCCCGTCCAGACAGTACCCTTGAGAAAATTGCAGGATTGCGTGCGCTTGATCCCGCAGGTGTCGTTACTGCGGCCAACGCATCGGGGGTGAATGACGGCGCAGGCGCGTTGCTAATCGGACGCGACGGGTTAGGGCCTGCGCCGCGCGGGCGCATTCTGGCGGGCGCCGTCGCAGGGGTCGCGCCACGCATCATGGGGATCGGACCTGTTTATGCGATCCCCAAGGCGCTGGAACGGGCCGGGATGACCTTAGGCCAAATGGACGTCATCGAGATTAACGAGGCGTTTGCCAGCCAAGTATTGGCCTGCTGTTCGGCGCTGGGGATTGCACACAACGACCCACGCCTGAACCCGAACGGAGGCGCCATCGCGGTTGGCCATCCTCTGGGCGCTTCTGGCGCACGGCTCATTCTGACGGCGCTGCGGCAATTGGAGGCCAGCGGCGGGCGCTATGGCTGTGTGTCGATGTGTATTGGATTTGGGCAGGGCATCGCCCTCATCATCGAACGGCTTGGATAA
- a CDS encoding 3-hydroxyacyl-CoA dehydrogenase NAD-binding domain-containing protein: MKDDNTDIVRVETEGEIGLICLSKPPVNAIGVALRKAVHDAHTRLLSDPAINAIVLYGEGRFFSAGADIRDFGKAAVQPTLPEVLKALNDSAKPVITVLHGVAFGGALELALATQARVGIRGLKVALPEVKLGLLPGAGGSQRLPRLVGLAAAIDIICTGREVDDTEAAATGIVDRLVEGAPREAGMEAARDVLAGVLHARQTDAQMITPDPPAVDAARAKLLAKRPLLAAPLKALDAVCASTLPVDQGLAYERTLFMDLMDSPERAGLVHAFFAERATAKIPERASEAREIRSVAVIGGGTMGIGIATAFLLGGFPVQLVEGQSDRVAQARAGVEQNLEGALRRGKLSGATHAAALKNLTCTDALEEVASADLIVEAIFEDMNAKTDLFKKLDAICKPGAMLATNTSYLDVNAIAAATSRANDVIGLHFFSPAHIMRLVEVVVADSTAPEWVTTAFALARKIGKVPVRAGVCDGFIGNRILTQYRKASEYLLLDGADFDQIDAALESFGFAMGPFSVSDLAGLDIARMTRQRKAATRPPEERYSRISDLICDQGWFGRKTGKGYYLYDGSNAPSVNPGATEIAEAERRVLGKDPEQFSDEEIVARCLTAMIAEGARALQEGIALRPADIDAVELFGYGFPRHRGGPMHMADQIGIDTLICRIETYAAEDAHFWQVPQLLRDMQKNGQSFADMNA, encoded by the coding sequence ATGAAAGATGACAATACGGACATAGTGCGCGTCGAAACTGAGGGCGAGATCGGTCTGATTTGCCTAAGCAAGCCACCGGTCAACGCTATCGGTGTCGCCCTGCGCAAAGCCGTACATGATGCCCATACGCGTTTGTTGAGCGATCCTGCGATCAACGCAATCGTGCTTTACGGGGAGGGGCGCTTTTTCTCCGCCGGGGCCGACATACGGGATTTCGGTAAGGCAGCGGTCCAGCCGACCTTGCCCGAAGTTCTTAAGGCTCTGAACGATAGCGCGAAACCTGTGATAACCGTCTTGCATGGTGTCGCGTTCGGCGGCGCGTTGGAGCTGGCCTTAGCCACGCAAGCGCGGGTCGGGATACGAGGGCTGAAAGTTGCTCTGCCCGAGGTCAAGCTGGGCCTGCTGCCGGGGGCGGGGGGATCACAACGGTTGCCGCGATTGGTCGGTCTGGCCGCTGCCATCGACATTATTTGTACCGGGCGCGAAGTCGACGATACAGAGGCGGCCGCTACTGGGATCGTCGATCGCTTGGTCGAGGGTGCGCCGCGCGAGGCCGGAATGGAGGCGGCGCGCGACGTGCTTGCAGGAGTGCTGCACGCGCGCCAAACTGATGCGCAGATGATCACGCCCGACCCGCCCGCGGTCGATGCGGCGCGAGCCAAACTATTGGCAAAGCGCCCATTGCTTGCCGCGCCTCTCAAGGCGTTAGACGCTGTCTGCGCATCGACCCTGCCCGTTGATCAGGGGCTAGCCTATGAACGAACGCTATTTATGGACCTGATGGACAGCCCGGAACGCGCCGGTTTGGTGCATGCATTCTTTGCCGAACGGGCCACTGCCAAGATCCCCGAAAGGGCCAGCGAAGCACGCGAAATTCGCTCGGTCGCCGTGATCGGTGGTGGCACCATGGGGATCGGCATAGCCACTGCTTTCCTTTTGGGGGGATTCCCCGTTCAACTGGTCGAGGGACAAAGCGACCGCGTCGCGCAGGCGCGCGCCGGCGTTGAACAAAACCTTGAAGGCGCGTTGAGACGTGGCAAGTTATCCGGGGCAACCCATGCCGCCGCGTTGAAAAACCTCACATGCACCGACGCGCTGGAAGAGGTGGCGTCGGCTGATCTGATCGTCGAGGCGATTTTTGAGGACATGAACGCCAAGACCGATCTGTTCAAGAAACTAGACGCGATCTGCAAACCCGGTGCGATGCTGGCGACGAATACATCCTATCTGGACGTGAACGCGATTGCTGCGGCTACATCGCGCGCTAATGATGTGATCGGGCTGCACTTCTTTTCGCCTGCGCATATTATGCGCCTGGTCGAGGTGGTTGTCGCCGACAGCACCGCGCCGGAATGGGTTACGACGGCCTTTGCCCTTGCGCGCAAAATCGGCAAGGTTCCGGTGCGCGCGGGGGTCTGTGACGGGTTCATCGGCAATCGCATTCTGACGCAATACCGCAAGGCGAGCGAATATCTGCTGCTGGACGGTGCGGATTTTGACCAGATTGACGCGGCGCTTGAAAGCTTTGGCTTTGCTATGGGCCCGTTTTCCGTGTCCGATCTGGCCGGGCTGGACATCGCCCGGATGACCCGGCAGCGCAAGGCGGCGACGCGGCCACCCGAAGAACGCTACTCCCGCATCTCCGATTTGATCTGCGATCAAGGCTGGTTTGGGCGCAAGACGGGCAAGGGGTACTACCTTTATGATGGGTCCAACGCACCATCCGTTAATCCGGGCGCTACGGAAATTGCCGAGGCTGAGCGGCGCGTCCTCGGGAAAGACCCGGAGCAATTTAGCGACGAAGAGATCGTCGCGCGCTGCTTGACCGCTATGATCGCAGAAGGAGCCCGAGCGCTGCAAGAAGGCATTGCCCTGCGCCCGGCCGATATCGATGCGGTCGAATTATTCGGGTACGGATTTCCCCGTCACCGTGGCGGCCCGATGCATATGGCCGACCAGATCGGCATCGACACGCTGATATGCCGGATCGAAACCTATGCCGCAGAAGACGCCCATTTCTGGCAGGTTCCACAGCTCTTGCGGGACATGCAGAAAAACGGCCAAAGCTTTGCGGATATGAATGCGTAG
- a CDS encoding phosphotransferase — protein sequence MTENAGPALIDVSAALSFDEATLQTYLASHLSGFSGDLRVQQFNAGQSNPTYQLIAGGRKYVLRKKPPGTLLPSAHAVDREFRVMDALRDTPVPVPLMLHLCMDRSVIGTEFYVMEMVEGRVFHDPSLPGMSPDERRAFYDNLIRALAALHAVDPDAAGLGDFGRPKGYLSRQIARWSKQYAATETETITAMDNLMEWLPENLPDDDSCAIVHGDFRPGNAIVSNQSPDVVALLDWELCTLGHPLADLGYVCANYHADSLPTGQFKGLDFKALGIPTEQEFLDLYCKYSGRDSIDNHLFFVAFSFFRSAAIIQGVYKRGLDGNASSQKALKLGHMARIRAESAWRIVEENF from the coding sequence ATGACCGAAAACGCAGGCCCAGCCCTGATTGACGTCAGCGCGGCTCTCAGCTTTGACGAAGCGACGTTGCAGACTTATCTTGCCTCTCATCTGTCCGGCTTCTCGGGCGATTTGCGTGTACAACAGTTCAACGCAGGCCAAAGCAACCCGACCTATCAACTGATCGCAGGGGGGCGAAAATACGTGCTGCGCAAGAAGCCACCGGGAACATTACTGCCGTCGGCCCACGCGGTGGATCGCGAATTTCGCGTTATGGATGCGCTGCGTGACACGCCGGTTCCGGTGCCACTGATGCTCCATCTGTGCATGGATCGATCTGTCATCGGCACAGAATTCTATGTTATGGAAATGGTTGAGGGCCGTGTGTTTCATGATCCCAGCCTGCCCGGGATGTCGCCGGACGAACGGCGTGCGTTCTATGACAACCTGATCCGTGCGTTGGCAGCTTTGCATGCCGTCGATCCAGATGCCGCAGGCTTGGGCGATTTTGGCCGTCCAAAGGGGTATCTCAGCCGCCAGATTGCCCGCTGGAGCAAACAATACGCCGCCACTGAAACCGAAACGATCACGGCAATGGACAACCTGATGGAGTGGCTCCCTGAAAACCTGCCGGATGACGATTCCTGCGCCATTGTTCACGGAGATTTCCGGCCCGGCAATGCCATCGTAAGCAACCAGTCACCCGATGTTGTCGCGCTGCTGGACTGGGAGCTTTGCACCCTTGGACACCCATTGGCGGACCTGGGATATGTCTGCGCAAACTACCACGCAGACAGCCTGCCCACCGGCCAGTTCAAAGGGCTGGATTTCAAGGCGCTTGGAATTCCTACTGAGCAGGAGTTTCTTGATCTTTATTGCAAGTACTCTGGCCGTGACAGCATCGACAACCATCTATTCTTTGTCGCGTTCTCGTTTTTCCGCAGCGCCGCCATCATCCAAGGCGTTTACAAGCGCGGCCTTGACGGAAATGCGTCGTCGCAAAAGGCGCTGAAACTTGGTCATATGGCCCGGATCCGTGCCGAGTCCGCGTGGCGGATTGTCGAAGAAAATTTCTAA